The nucleotide sequence ATGGCACCAATTGGGTAAACTTAGCATCAGGTACAAGTGGTCAGATACTAAAAACCAACGGAGCTGCAGCACCAACATGGACTAACCCGAACGATTTATTTGTATTTGAAAACGGCTTAACCGAAACTGCACCAAACATTGTTAGATTAGGAGGAACGCTTACACAAGCCACTACCATAGCACAAGGAGCATACAATATGACCTATAACTTAAATGGTACAGGGGATTTTGACATACAAGATAACGGCACTTCTGCACTTTTTGTAAGAGATGATGGTTTCGTAGGAATTGGAACAAATAATCCGGAAGATAAATTACATATTAGCGGTGGAGATGTTAGATTAGATGACGGGTATGAACTTTTTTTTGAAGATAATGGAAAAATACGAGCTTTAGATGATAATCACATGATACATTTTAATAGATCTGTTAATCAAATGATTTTTAGAGAATATGGAGATTTTCATTTTCTTACAACGGCAGCAGGAACAGATAGACTAACTATACTTCAAAATGGCAATGTTGGTATAGGCACTAATGCACCTTCGCAAAAACTCCATGTTATTGGAGCAGGGGATGACCAAATGTGGTATGGAGCATCAGGAATTTCCATTATGAACGCAGAAAACACTATAGGAGAAGTGCGTTTAGGAGCGGCTTGGGATAAGCCCGGTGTTTATTCCAGTAACGATTTGTGGCTATTTGCCGGTTCTTCCACTAATAATGTAATAATGGGCAATAGCAATAATGAACTGGTAAGAGTTACTAACACAGGTGTTATTAGATGGGATGATGCGAAAAACACTTATGCCGGTATTGAAGCCTATTATGGAGATAATGACCGCTATGGCTTGGCACAAGCACCCGGAGGAAATACGGCAATTTATACTTCTGCAGGTTATTCTCCTAGTTTTATAAGTTTTAATTTGGCTACTGGTGCTAGTTCATATACCGAATTAGCAAGAATAACCCATGCGGGCGTATTTGAAGCTAAAAATGGTTTGAAAACTAAGAAAACATACAAGTATTTTAGAACTTGTGCTACAGAAGATAATGCTAATACTAAAGATTTAGGAAACTGGGATTTATGTTATTTAGCAGGCGTTAGTTTTTATATGGATAATAATGCTACTTGGGATTTAGATAACCAATGTAATGTATATCCCGTGTACAATACATTAGATGATAACTGGGGAGATGGTGGGGGTAACAATAGTTTAACCCAATCAAATAATGAAACCGTTTCTTATGATACACGATTGTTGTGGAGGGTTTATACGGAAAGTTTTATTGATAATGATGCTGTTTATTGTGGTGTTATTTGTATTAATTTTGAGTAATATAAAAATGATAAATAAAAAACTTATAATGGTAGTATTAAGTACTGCCATTTTTTTTGCTAAGTCCTTTGGTTTTACAGTAAGTGTAACAGATTCTGTTATTGAAGAACCTTTTTTGTTAAAATTAAAAACTTACAATGAAGGGTATCTTATATTAAAGGACTCGGTACTTATATCAGATAAACAAAAAACCAATATTCAATTAAATACCGGAAACTATACCGGTTTTGCAGAACTAAGTATAGGAGATAATTTGGTTTGTGGTTTTATTATCAATAAAAATGAACCTAACTTAAATTTAAGGTTTAATACTGAAAAATATAGCAAAGAAGGTATTGCTTTTAATAATACCAAAGATAATTTATTGTATTCGGAGTTATTAAGTATCAAAGAGAAATTCAATACCTCTTTTAGAAATATTTATGAAGCCAAAAGTAATTTAATGCCATTAGATTCTTTTTACTTAAACAAACAGTTGCAATATGAGCATCAATATGAACAGTTATATAATCAAATAAATATAGTAGCAGATAGTATTTTAAAGAAAGACAGTTTAAACTATACGTCCATATTAGCCGATTTTCTTAAAGTGCCTACTCAAAAATATTTTCCTGCATTAAGTAATAGTTTTGATAATTATGACGCATTATTACATTATCATTATTTTGATTTCATTGATTTTAGCAATCCGTTAATTTTAAATCATCCTGCTTTAAAAGATTACATATACAATTATTTTACATTGTACTGTATCAATACACCCGAAAATTTAAAACAAGGCATTGATATTATTATGAAACAGAGCAATAAAAATACACAAGTAAAAAACTATGTTTTTAATGTGCTGATAGATTTGTTTTTAGAAGGCAAGAATGATGCTATTATTAATTATTTATACGAAAATTACGCAGATGGTTGTGCCGTTCAATTATCCAATTCTAAACAACAAACTGCATTTGAGAGTATTGTTTATACGCAAGTTGGAGCCACCATTCCCAATATTATTTTAAATGATAGTAAGAACGAATTGCAATCGTTACTTAGGAATGCTTCAAAAAATAAATATACCATTGTTTATGTTTGGATGTCAAGTTGCCATGCTTGCGAAACTAAAACGCCAAAATTGGCACAAACCATTGCTCCGTACTTAAAAAAAGGATTGGGTGTTTATAGTATTTCATTAGATGAAGAAAAAGACGATTGGTTTGAAGCCATAGTAAAATACGATATAAAAAGCTGGACAAACGTATCGGAACTAACAGCCTTACAAAATGCTTCGGTTTTACCAAAACTCAACATCAGAGCTACACCAAAATTGTTTATTATAGATAAAAATGGTATTATTGTAGCCAAAGATATTTTTGGTACTGATTTATTAAACAAACTTAATAAACTCTTAAATTAAATTTCATTTCTTTCACAACTTTTTACTTATAGTTTATACCGATTAGGAATATATAATAGTCCAATTTCGGTTGCACCTTATTGTACTAAATATATTGCTTTATCGGCATTTACCATTGTAAAACACAAAGTAGATTAGACTATTTTGCGTTGACAATTGGTATTATTATGCTATTTTTGCAATAACATATATTTACTATGAGCCGATACAAACATTTACCCAATAGTTTTTTTACCGAAAACAGAAAGCGTTTTATTAAAGAATTAAAACCTAATAGCATTGCCATATTTTTTTCTAACGATTTAATGCCACGAAGTGCCGATGGTTTTCATAACTATAGACAAAATCCCGATTTTTATTATTTAACTGGTATTGACCAAGAGGATTGTATGCTTATTTTGTTTCCTGACGCTCCTGTAGCCAGCCAAAAAGAAATACTGTTTTTAAAAGAAACTAATGAACATATTGCCGTGTGGGAAGGTGCTAAG is from Chitinophagales bacterium and encodes:
- a CDS encoding TlpA family protein disulfide reductase, translated to MINKKLIMVVLSTAIFFAKSFGFTVSVTDSVIEEPFLLKLKTYNEGYLILKDSVLISDKQKTNIQLNTGNYTGFAELSIGDNLVCGFIINKNEPNLNLRFNTEKYSKEGIAFNNTKDNLLYSELLSIKEKFNTSFRNIYEAKSNLMPLDSFYLNKQLQYEHQYEQLYNQINIVADSILKKDSLNYTSILADFLKVPTQKYFPALSNSFDNYDALLHYHYFDFIDFSNPLILNHPALKDYIYNYFTLYCINTPENLKQGIDIIMKQSNKNTQVKNYVFNVLIDLFLEGKNDAIINYLYENYADGCAVQLSNSKQQTAFESIVYTQVGATIPNIILNDSKNELQSLLRNASKNKYTIVYVWMSSCHACETKTPKLAQTIAPYLKKGLGVYSISLDEEKDDWFEAIVKYDIKSWTNVSELTALQNASVLPKLNIRATPKLFIIDKNGIIVAKDIFGTDLLNKLNKLLN